From the Triticum urartu cultivar G1812 chromosome 4, Tu2.1, whole genome shotgun sequence genome, the window TGCTAGCCTGGTCCACTAACATCCATCCAATTTGAACATAAGAGTCTCTCTACCATGCAACACGCATAGTGCTTTTTTTGTTTCTGCATAGCATAGTTTGAATATTAAGGGTGAATCTGTATTGTCTAAAATGTTCAGAAATCAAATCTCTGATCCCGCGGCAATGGGCAGGGTATCGTCTAGTTCTTGCAATGGGCAGGGTAACGCATGTCCCAGCAGTTAAGCTAAGCCTGCTTCTTGTTTTTGCAGATTGTGGAAGCTAGAGCAATGCTTATGCAACACCAGTCAAAGCAGCATGCAACAGAGCAGTTACGTCGCCATAAAGATGACTTTGGAACACATTCGGAAGATGACAGCTCCAAGGACGTCATGGAAGCGTTCCCATCTGTGCGACAACATGCAGCTTCGTTCACCCCCATAACAGATTTTGAGATTGAAAAACATCCTATCCAAGTAAATGAAGTCGCAGTGGTGGACAAAACAGTCATCAAAGAGCAGCTGAGGGAGGAGGGCAGCAAGGCCTCAAATGTTATGCAAGAAACATTTGATGACGACATAGACGATTGGTTTGACGAGGAGGCCGATCTCGCTGGGCACACCACCATTCTCATAGGCGATGAGGAAGATGTGTCATTCAGTGATTTGGAGGATGACGATGATACGAAATGATCATCATCCAAAATCCAAGCCAACCTCAGCCTGAAAACCGGGACCCGGTCAAAATTGATTGTTCTTCAATAGAAAGAAGGGAAGTTGTACAATGAAAAGGGAGCAAATTCAGGGCCAACTTCAACCTGAATGAAAACTGGAAAGCGGTTGAAATTGCTTGTTTGTTAATAGAACGGAAGTTTTGTGTACAATGAAAGGGGAGCGGCTCCATTTTGGTTTTAAGCTGCTCGGTTGGATGCAAtggtaatatatatatatacagtgGGTGGGGGTGCCGtatggtttgtaattttattggTAATCTTGTGTACATAGCATTATTTTAAAAGTCACAGCAATAAAAGTTCCATTCGTTGGTTGATTGTTCAAAGGACAGCgtaaaataataataaaaaagggAAAAGAGAGAACAAAATGGCGACGAGAGAACAAACAAAATGGTGATGACAACTGTATTTGCAATGACAATGACAACATACTACACTTTGTATATATACAAAATTGTACTGCCTTCTGAGACACCTCACATCCAATCCAACAAAGCACAGCAATGCAAATGGTGAATGAACTGGCCTGGCTAACAGTTATCCTAATCAAGACCTGATGAGGCCAAAGTTATTCGAGAGCTTCCCAAGGTGCGACCACAGGAGGCTCCCCAGGGAGGACCTGGGCCTCTCCTGATCGGCGAGCGACGCAGCCGGCGCTCTCGTCTTCTTCACCGGCGGCCAGCCAGGCGCTCCTTTGGCGACGTCGAGCGAGATGCCCATCTCGGCGACCCTCGTCCGCACCGCGCACAGCGCCTCGGGCCGCACCTCGCCGCCGGTGTCGGTGACGAGGAAGAAGGTCCCGATGGCCTCCTCCTTCTGCCGCTTGATCTCCACCCTCAGCAGCGACAGCCCGTGCTCCCGCAGCATCCTGGTGAAGTCCGACAGCAGCCCCGACCGGTCCGGCGCGCGCACCTCCACCCTCACGCCCTGCACAAGGACATGATGCCATGCCGTCTCAGCATCGCGCGCCCAACGAAATATACACTTGGACGAACGGAAAGAAATGAAATGGCTAATGGAGGCTGACTGACATGAGACGCCCTCCGCTCCACCGCGGCGACGAGGCACCGGGAGACCTTCTGCCGCTCGGCGTCGCTGTCCACCGTGCGCCCGTCCTTGTGCCGGATGTAGTACTCCTGCGTGCGTGCGTCCGTGGTCACCACAATGCATGTCAGTCACTGGCGTGCCAGGGCAATGCCACATGGACTCGTGCTGCAGGGGAAGCGTACCTGGATGGCGAGAGGGCCCTGTGCCCCGACGGTGGCATGGAAGACGACGTAGTGCATGTCGGTGAGCGCGCAGACGGTGTCGAAGAGCAGCTTGGGGCGGTCCCTGCTCGTCATCTTGACGATGGCGTAGCCCCGCTCCTCCCAGTTGTCGATGGTGACGCGCGTCTGGGTGCGGTGCGCGGACCGGGCCGCGGTGGCCGCCCGGTCGCCCATGCAGAAGTGCTCCTCGTCGACGGGCGTCGGGGCGGGGCCCGACTCATAGTCGCGGTCGTCGTGCATGAGCTGGTGCATCCGGCGCTCCGTGTGGACGCGGCCCCGCACGGGCGCCGACATGCACACCCAGCGCCGCTCGCCCGACAGGTTCTCGCGCGCGTCCACCACGGCGTTGACGAGCCGCTCGATGCGCGCCCAGCGGCTCGGGTgcagcggcgcggcggcggtgtcGGCGCCGGTGGTGGTGACGTAGAGCACCCCGGCGGCGCGGCCGTTGTGCGTCCAGGCCTGGCCGGACGCGACGTGGCAGCCCTGGTCGACGAGCACCTGGGTGATGGAGGAGAGCAGGCCGGGGCGGTCGTGCACGGTGAACTCGAGCGAGGCGCAGTCCGACACGTCGGGGCCGCCGGGGCCGACGACGTTGCCGAGGCAGGTGGTGAACTTGGGCGAGCCAGAGCGCTGGAACGGCAGGAGCGCCCGCTGGATGAAGCCCGGGAGCGACGGGTCCGTCAGCTTGCGCCCGATCTGGTCCGTCACGTGGAACACTGCATGGCGAACAAGATTAGAAAATTGCGCGTCTTCAATCAatcatgtatttttgtgaccTAAATCGATcggagaagaaagaaagaaagaaagaaaaatgaaaggGAGGAGGCTGCAGGGAGATGGTTCTTGCCGTCCATGAGCCAGCCGCCGTCGGAGGAGATGTAGGACTTGTAGATGACGAGGTCGAGATCGGTGAGCAGCTGCACCATCTCCAGCAGCACGCCGTCCCGGTTCACGCTGTCCACCTTGACGAGCGAGCAGTCCTCGCGCGTCTCATTGTCGACGACGACCCTGCACAAGCCATCCAATCCACGCACGTCACACCAAGAAGAATTCGATGGATGGATCGAGAATAACAACAAACAAGCAGAGGCTAGCCAATGCGGGCGTACCCTGGGGTGCCGAGGCGGTCGAGGACCGGATCGAAGTCCGGCTCGAAGTAGGGCCCGGAGACGTACTTCATCGCCGTCGACGGAGAAGACGATCGGTGGGCTTTCACGGACGGACGCCAATCGCCCTGAGCTGAATCTTTCCTTCTCGGTCGGTCTTATATGCCCCCTCCGGCACGGAAATCTACCGGAATTCGGACGCGCGGTGAGAACAACAGATCCAATCTGGGGCGGAGCAATCCGGGAAAAGGGAAGGGCCGCCGACGGCACGAGGAGCGCGCCCCATGCTCACATGCGTCGCCCGGCCGGCCTGCCGCTCGCTCGTAGCAGCAGCAGCAATCTACCAAAGAAAAAAGAACTCAAAAAGGCTTCCTCTACCGGAACCGAGGCTGCCTGCGCTGCGCGACGAACCGGTCGCGCGCGCGATTATGtaggaggagaggaggaggaggaggagaggggaggGAGGGATTACCTCCGGTGAGACGAGACGAGATGAGATGGCGAGGGGGACGAGAGGCGGAGGGGAGGGCGCACGTGCGGGTCCGGGCTCGTTCGATTTGGCCTCGGTCAGCAGGCTGCAGCTCTGCCTGCGTGGTCTCGGCGGCGTTTTAGGATTCGAGTGGAGAGCGCGAACGGCCGCCGCGCCACGTCGGAAGGGCGCGTGGCACGCGGGCGGCCCGGGTCGCAGCCTTGCTCCTTTTGTCCGCTTCTCTTTCCGTCGTCCGCCGttttgattgattgattgatttcCTCCGAGTAAAACCCTGATTCGGAATTGATGCATCGCCATTTATATCATAATAAGACTAAATATACATGGAAAGTCAGAGGATCTGCCGAATTAGTATCAGACCATTAGAATGGGGGGTATCAGATATGCGGGTACAATTGCATTCATTTACGAGGGGAGATTTTGATCTGCTTCCCACCTTTCGATGTACATTTAGGGGTTCCCTAAAAAAGAATGCACATTTAGGgtttctttgatttaaatgattTTTTTAGAAATTTTAGAGGATTGGAATCTttagaaaaaaattctatgattttTCTGTTGTTTTTCTAACGAGTTTTCACCTAGACTTGGAGGATGGTTGTACTGACGATGTAGCCGATGCGTGCTGGCGGTGATAGATCTCGCAAGGCGTCTGtggggaagagggggaagggaaACGACAATGCAACAAACGGAAAGGAGGGGGTGTGACAAGGTAGGGCGGCGGTACATGAGAAAACAATGGCACAGAGTTGTGGTTTTTTTTACCTCGAGCAACACGTGGGGAAGTTGATGCACAAACGTAAAGCAAGGGGAATCGATTGTAGGTAGTTGGAACAACTTGCATTTATCGGCCAAGCAGACTAGCACAGAGCCATGGAGCTGGCACCTTTCCACGTAGAAACTCCATTATCTCTTCTTGACACGGCGCATGCAGACGAAGCCTTGCCAAACTGGCGGTTTGTCTTCGAGAGGGGGAAAGCCAAAACGCCAGCAGTAGGAGCATTGGTATTTTGCCCAGACGATAGCTTAGCGGCTCTTTCGTACGCCAGCAATAGGAGCATTGGTCTTTTTCGCAAACGACGGCTTAGTGTCTGTACGCCAACAGTAGGAGCATTGGTCTTTTCCGCACACGGTAGCTTAGCGTATGTTTCGTCAAGTAGATATgataaaggggggggggggggggtggatgggAGCATGGCAGAGGAAGAAGCTTCATAAGGAGGGGCACATTAAGTGGCTCGCATAAAACACAACGCCGCTTTGGAGGGATGCTCATTATTATATCACCCATGACTAAAAAGGAGAAAACCAATTCTGAATCTTCTGATGACAAAATCATactaaaataaaacaaatattttaAAATGTTAGATGAAACTAATAAATAGATGACCCCCCTTTTTTTGGTAGCACCCTTTAACAAATGAAAACCTACGCACCGCATTGATCCATTGCCCGATCGTGACTCGACTCTTCACTTAAGTGCTTAATAAAACTTAGAGAAAATGCTAGGTTTTGTCGTGGGGTGGCAATCACGTATTCTACAAGTAAAGTA encodes:
- the LOC125550506 gene encoding ACT domain-containing protein ACR3-like, which produces MKYVSGPYFEPDFDPVLDRLGTPGVVVDNETREDCSLVKVDSVNRDGVLLEMVQLLTDLDLVIYKSYISSDGGWLMDVFHVTDQIGRKLTDPSLPGFIQRALLPFQRSGSPKFTTCLGNVVGPGGPDVSDCASLEFTVHDRPGLLSSITQVLVDQGCHVASGQAWTHNGRAAGVLYVTTTGADTAAAPLHPSRWARIERLVNAVVDARENLSGERRWVCMSAPVRGRVHTERRMHQLMHDDRDYESGPAPTPVDEEHFCMGDRAATAARSAHRTQTRVTIDNWEERGYAIVKMTSRDRPKLLFDTVCALTDMHYVVFHATVGAQGPLAIQEYYIRHKDGRTVDSDAERQKVSRCLVAAVERRASHGVRVEVRAPDRSGLLSDFTRMLREHGLSLLRVEIKRQKEEAIGTFFLVTDTGGEVRPEALCAVRTRVAEMGISLDVAKGAPGWPPVKKTRAPAASLADQERPRSSLGSLLWSHLGKLSNNFGLIRS